In Chelonia mydas isolate rCheMyd1 chromosome 20, rCheMyd1.pri.v2, whole genome shotgun sequence, a single genomic region encodes these proteins:
- the FMNL3 gene encoding formin-like protein 3 isoform X7 — MCLRAIMNYQYGFNLVMSHPHAVNEIALSLHNKNPRTKALVLELLAAVCLVRGGHEIILAAFDNFKEVCKETHRFEKLMDYFRNEDSSIDFMVACMQFINIVVHSVEDMNFRVHLQYEFTKLGLEEFLQKSRHTESEKLQVQIQAYLDNVFDVGGLLEDAETKNVALEKVEELEEHVSHLTEKLLDLENENVMRVAELEKQLLQREKELELVKETFESATHQVHTLRRIVKEKEEAFRRHCGSRQPGEPGGDPLPPLGGEGDIPDCDLRLPVLPPVEAAPPPPPPPPPVPPPAPPLPDRCPPAPPLPGSSPSVILTVGLSAIRIKKPIKTKFRLPVFNWTALKPNQISGTVFSELDDERILQDLDLDKFEELFKTKAQGPAVELVCAKSKASHKAASKVTLLEANRAKNLAITLRKAGRSAEEICRAIHMFDLQTLPVDFVECLARVLPTEAEVKLLRQYEKERKPLEELADEDRFMLHFSKVERLAQRMAIMAFLGNFHENLQMLTPQLNAVIAASASVKASQKLKHVLEIVLALGNYMNSSRRGCVYGFRLQSLDLLLDTKSTDRKLTLLHFIALTVREKYPDLATFWQELHFVEKAAAVSLENVLLDVKELGRGMDLIRRECSIHDNSVLRNFLGASEGRLEKLQKDARTAEDAYNMVVRYFGESPKTMPPSVFFPVFVRFIRSYKDAEQENEQRKKQEEVLREKMLAQEAKKLEKRNKWQEQELIAELRRRQAKEHRPVYEGKDGTIEDIITDLHSQPLRRANAASRSLDPRGLCPAPPAPCPNSALKDQRDLGRGWLCALGSALERQY; from the exons ATGTGCCTGCGGGCCATCATGAACTACCAG tacGGATTCAACCTGGTGATGTCCCATCCCCACGCCGTCAATGAGATCGCGCTCAGCCTGCATAACAAGAACCCCAG GACCAAGGCCCTGGTGCTGGAGCTGCTGGCGGCTGTCTGCCTGGTGAGGGGAGGCCACGAAATCATTCTCGCTGCCTTCGACAACTTCAAAGAG GTCTGCAAAGAGACGCACCGCTTTGAGAAGCTCATGGACTACTTCCGGAACGAGGACAGCAGCATCGATTTCATG GTGGCCTGCATGCAGTTCATCAACATCGTGGTGCACTCGGTGGAGGACATGAATTTCCGGGTGCACCTGCAGTACGAATTCACCAAGCTGGGCCTGGAGGAGTTCCTGCAG AAGTCGCGGCACACGGAGAGCGAGAAGCTGCAGGTGCAGATCCAGGCCTACCTGGACAACGTCTTCGACgtgggggggctgctggaggaTGCGGAGACCAAGAACGTGGCGCTGGAGAAagtggaggagctggaggagcacGTATCCCAC TTGACGGAGAAGCTGCTGGACCTGGAGAACGAGAACGTGATGCGCGTGGCGGAACTGGAGAAGCAGCTGTTACAGCGAGAGAAAGAGCTGGAGCTGGTCAAG GAGACCTTCGAGAGCGCGACTCACCAGGTGCACACGCTGCGCAGGATCgtcaaggagaaggaggaggcttTCCGGCGCCATTGCGGCTCCCGCCAGCCCGGGGAGCCGGGGGGTGACCCGCTGCCGCCCCTGGGGGGCGAAGGGGACATCCCCGACTGCGACCTCCGCCTCCCGGTCTTGCCTCCTGTGgaggcagcccccccgcccccgccgcccccgccccctgtgcccccgccggccccgccACTGCCAG acaGGTGCCCCCCTGCGCCCCCACTGCCTGGGTCCTCGCCCTCCGTCATCCTCACCGTGGGGTTGTCAG ccatCCGGATAAAGAAGCCCATCAAGACCAAGTTCCGCCTGCCCGTCTTTAACTGGACGGCCCTGAAACCCAACCAGATCAGCGGCACCGTCTTCAGTGAGCTGGACGACGAGAGGATCCTGCAG GACCTGGACCTGGACAAGTTCGAGGAGCTCTTCAAAACCAAAGCTCAGGGCCCCGCCGTGGAGCTGGTCTGCGCCAAGAGCAAGGCCTCGCACAAGGCGGCCAGCAAGGTGACGCTGCTGGAGGCCAACCGGGCCAAGAACCTGGCCATCACGCTGCGCAAGGCGGGCCGCAGCGCCGAGGAGATCTGCAGAGCCATCCACAT GTTCGACCTGCAGACGCTGCCGGTGGACTTCGTGGAGTGCCTGGCGCGGGTGCTGCCGACCGAGGCGGAGGTGAAGCTGCTGCGGCAGTACGAGAAGGAGCGCAAGCCGCTGGAGGAGCTGGCGGACGAGGACCGGTTCATGCTGCACTTCAGCAAGGTGGAGCGCCTGGCGCAGCGCATGGCCATCATGGCCTTCCTGGGCAACTTCCACGAGAACCTGCAGATGCTGACGCCG caACTCAACGCCGTCATCGCTGCCTCGGCCTCCGTCAAGGCGTCTCAGAAGCTGAAGCACGTGCTGGAG ATCGTCCTGGCCCTCGGCAATTACATGAACAGCAGCAGGCGCGGCTGTGTCTACGGCTTCCGGCTGCAGAGTCTGGACCTG CTGCTGGACACCAAGTCGACCGACCGGAAGCTGACACTGCTGCACTTCATCGCGCTGACCGTGCGGGAGAAGTACCCGGACTTGGCCACCTTCTGGCAGGAGCTGCACTTCGTGGAGAAGGCAGCAGCAG TGTCCCTGGAGAACGTGCTGCTGGACGTGAAGGAGCTGGGGCGCGGCATGGACCTGATCCGGCGCGAGTGCAGCATTCACGACAACAGCGTCCTGCGCAACTTCCTGGGCGCCAGCGAGGGCCGGCTGGAGAAGCTGCAGAAGGACGCCAGGACGGCGGAG GACGCCTACAACATGGTCGTGCGCTACTTTGGCGAGAGCCCCAAGACGATGCCCCCCTCCGTGTTCTTCCCCGTCTTCGTCCGCTTCATCCGCTCCTACAAG GACGCGGAGCAGGAGAACGAGCAGCGGAAGAAGCAGGAGGAGGTGTTGCGGGAGAAGATGCTGGCCCAGGAGGCCAAGAAGCTGGAGAAG AGGAACAAgtggcaggagcaggagctgaTCGCGGAGCTGCGCCGGCGCCAGGCCAAGGAGCACCGGCCCGTCTACGAGGGCAAGGACGGGACCATCGAGGACATCATCACGG ACCTTCACTCCCAGCCGCTCAGACGGGCCAACGCCGCCAGCCGGAGCCTGGACCCCAGGggcctctgtcctgcccctcccgccccctgccccaactccgcacTGAAGGACCAAAGGGACCTTGGGCGAGGCTGGCTCTGTGCCTTGGGAAGTGCCTTAGAGCGACAGTATTAG
- the FMNL3 gene encoding formin-like protein 3 isoform X5 — MAGVGGVSPRWVREFLNDENKGLDVLVEYLSFAQCAVMFDCEGLESGEDGALEKLKSWSRSIEDLQHPITLSAPFATSLARSARPSALRCSTLPSRKALKNSRLVSQKDDVHVCIMCLRAIMNYQYGFNLVMSHPHAVNEIALSLHNKNPRTKALVLELLAAVCLVRGGHEIILAAFDNFKEVCKETHRFEKLMDYFRNEDSSIDFMVACMQFINIVVHSVEDMNFRVHLQYEFTKLGLEEFLQKSRHTESEKLQVQIQAYLDNVFDVGGLLEDAETKNVALEKVEELEEHVSHLTEKLLDLENENVMRVAELEKQLLQREKELELVKETFESATHQVHTLRRIVKEKEEAFRRHCGSRQPGEPGGDPLPPLGGEGDIPDCDLRLPVLPPVEAAPPPPPPPPPVPPPAPPLPDRCPPAPPLPGSSPSVILTVGLSAIRIKKPIKTKFRLPVFNWTALKPNQISGTVFSELDDERILQDLDLDKFEELFKTKAQGPAVELVCAKSKASHKAASKVTLLEANRAKNLAITLRKAGRSAEEICRAIHMFDLQTLPVDFVECLARVLPTEAEVKLLRQYEKERKPLEELADEDRFMLHFSKVERLAQRMAIMAFLGNFHENLQMLTPQLNAVIAASASVKASQKLKHVLEIVLALGNYMNSSRRGCVYGFRLQSLDLLLDTKSTDRKLTLLHFIALTVREKYPDLATFWQELHFVEKAAAVSLENVLLDVKELGRGMDLIRRECSIHDNSVLRNFLGASEGRLEKLQKDARTAEDAYNMVVRYFGESPKTMPPSVFFPVFVRFIRSYKDAEQENEQRKKQEEVLREKMLAQEAKKLEKRNKWQEQELIAELRRRQAKEHRPVYEGKDGTIEDIITDLHSQPLRRANAASRSLDPRGLCPAPPAPCPNSALKDQRDLGRGWLCALGSALERQY, encoded by the exons CTGCAGCACCTTGCCCAGCAGGAAGGCGTTGAAGAACTCGCGGCTGGTGAGCCAGAAGGACGACGTCCACGTCTGCATCATGTGCCTGCGGGCCATCATGAACTACCAG tacGGATTCAACCTGGTGATGTCCCATCCCCACGCCGTCAATGAGATCGCGCTCAGCCTGCATAACAAGAACCCCAG GACCAAGGCCCTGGTGCTGGAGCTGCTGGCGGCTGTCTGCCTGGTGAGGGGAGGCCACGAAATCATTCTCGCTGCCTTCGACAACTTCAAAGAG GTCTGCAAAGAGACGCACCGCTTTGAGAAGCTCATGGACTACTTCCGGAACGAGGACAGCAGCATCGATTTCATG GTGGCCTGCATGCAGTTCATCAACATCGTGGTGCACTCGGTGGAGGACATGAATTTCCGGGTGCACCTGCAGTACGAATTCACCAAGCTGGGCCTGGAGGAGTTCCTGCAG AAGTCGCGGCACACGGAGAGCGAGAAGCTGCAGGTGCAGATCCAGGCCTACCTGGACAACGTCTTCGACgtgggggggctgctggaggaTGCGGAGACCAAGAACGTGGCGCTGGAGAAagtggaggagctggaggagcacGTATCCCAC TTGACGGAGAAGCTGCTGGACCTGGAGAACGAGAACGTGATGCGCGTGGCGGAACTGGAGAAGCAGCTGTTACAGCGAGAGAAAGAGCTGGAGCTGGTCAAG GAGACCTTCGAGAGCGCGACTCACCAGGTGCACACGCTGCGCAGGATCgtcaaggagaaggaggaggcttTCCGGCGCCATTGCGGCTCCCGCCAGCCCGGGGAGCCGGGGGGTGACCCGCTGCCGCCCCTGGGGGGCGAAGGGGACATCCCCGACTGCGACCTCCGCCTCCCGGTCTTGCCTCCTGTGgaggcagcccccccgcccccgccgcccccgccccctgtgcccccgccggccccgccACTGCCAG acaGGTGCCCCCCTGCGCCCCCACTGCCTGGGTCCTCGCCCTCCGTCATCCTCACCGTGGGGTTGTCAG ccatCCGGATAAAGAAGCCCATCAAGACCAAGTTCCGCCTGCCCGTCTTTAACTGGACGGCCCTGAAACCCAACCAGATCAGCGGCACCGTCTTCAGTGAGCTGGACGACGAGAGGATCCTGCAG GACCTGGACCTGGACAAGTTCGAGGAGCTCTTCAAAACCAAAGCTCAGGGCCCCGCCGTGGAGCTGGTCTGCGCCAAGAGCAAGGCCTCGCACAAGGCGGCCAGCAAGGTGACGCTGCTGGAGGCCAACCGGGCCAAGAACCTGGCCATCACGCTGCGCAAGGCGGGCCGCAGCGCCGAGGAGATCTGCAGAGCCATCCACAT GTTCGACCTGCAGACGCTGCCGGTGGACTTCGTGGAGTGCCTGGCGCGGGTGCTGCCGACCGAGGCGGAGGTGAAGCTGCTGCGGCAGTACGAGAAGGAGCGCAAGCCGCTGGAGGAGCTGGCGGACGAGGACCGGTTCATGCTGCACTTCAGCAAGGTGGAGCGCCTGGCGCAGCGCATGGCCATCATGGCCTTCCTGGGCAACTTCCACGAGAACCTGCAGATGCTGACGCCG caACTCAACGCCGTCATCGCTGCCTCGGCCTCCGTCAAGGCGTCTCAGAAGCTGAAGCACGTGCTGGAG ATCGTCCTGGCCCTCGGCAATTACATGAACAGCAGCAGGCGCGGCTGTGTCTACGGCTTCCGGCTGCAGAGTCTGGACCTG CTGCTGGACACCAAGTCGACCGACCGGAAGCTGACACTGCTGCACTTCATCGCGCTGACCGTGCGGGAGAAGTACCCGGACTTGGCCACCTTCTGGCAGGAGCTGCACTTCGTGGAGAAGGCAGCAGCAG TGTCCCTGGAGAACGTGCTGCTGGACGTGAAGGAGCTGGGGCGCGGCATGGACCTGATCCGGCGCGAGTGCAGCATTCACGACAACAGCGTCCTGCGCAACTTCCTGGGCGCCAGCGAGGGCCGGCTGGAGAAGCTGCAGAAGGACGCCAGGACGGCGGAG GACGCCTACAACATGGTCGTGCGCTACTTTGGCGAGAGCCCCAAGACGATGCCCCCCTCCGTGTTCTTCCCCGTCTTCGTCCGCTTCATCCGCTCCTACAAG GACGCGGAGCAGGAGAACGAGCAGCGGAAGAAGCAGGAGGAGGTGTTGCGGGAGAAGATGCTGGCCCAGGAGGCCAAGAAGCTGGAGAAG AGGAACAAgtggcaggagcaggagctgaTCGCGGAGCTGCGCCGGCGCCAGGCCAAGGAGCACCGGCCCGTCTACGAGGGCAAGGACGGGACCATCGAGGACATCATCACGG ACCTTCACTCCCAGCCGCTCAGACGGGCCAACGCCGCCAGCCGGAGCCTGGACCCCAGGggcctctgtcctgcccctcccgccccctgccccaactccgcacTGAAGGACCAAAGGGACCTTGGGCGAGGCTGGCTCTGTGCCTTGGGAAGTGCCTTAGAGCGACAGTATTAG
- the FMNL3 gene encoding formin-like protein 3 isoform X8, protein MFDCEGLESGEDGALEKLKSWSRSIEDLQHPITLSAPFATSLARSARPSALRCSTLPSRKALKNSRLVSQKDDVHVCIMCLRAIMNYQYGFNLVMSHPHAVNEIALSLHNKNPRTKALVLELLAAVCLVRGGHEIILAAFDNFKEVCKETHRFEKLMDYFRNEDSSIDFMVACMQFINIVVHSVEDMNFRVHLQYEFTKLGLEEFLQKSRHTESEKLQVQIQAYLDNVFDVGGLLEDAETKNVALEKVEELEEHVSHLTEKLLDLENENVMRVAELEKQLLQREKELELVKETFESATHQVHTLRRIVKEKEEAFRRHCGSRQPGEPGGDPLPPLGGEGDIPDCDLRLPVLPPVEAAPPPPPPPPPVPPPAPPLPDRCPPAPPLPGSSPSVILTVGLSAIRIKKPIKTKFRLPVFNWTALKPNQISGTVFSELDDERILQDLDLDKFEELFKTKAQGPAVELVCAKSKASHKAASKVTLLEANRAKNLAITLRKAGRSAEEICRAIHMFDLQTLPVDFVECLARVLPTEAEVKLLRQYEKERKPLEELADEDRFMLHFSKVERLAQRMAIMAFLGNFHENLQMLTPQLNAVIAASASVKASQKLKHVLEIVLALGNYMNSSRRGCVYGFRLQSLDLLLDTKSTDRKLTLLHFIALTVREKYPDLATFWQELHFVEKAAAVSLENVLLDVKELGRGMDLIRRECSIHDNSVLRNFLGASEGRLEKLQKDARTAEDAYNMVVRYFGESPKTMPPSVFFPVFVRFIRSYKDAEQENEQRKKQEEVLREKMLAQEAKKLEKRNKWQEQELIAELRRRQAKEHRPVYEGKDGTIEDIITDLHSQPLRRANAASRSLDPRGLCPAPPAPCPNSALKDQRDLGRGWLCALGSALERQY, encoded by the exons CTGCAGCACCTTGCCCAGCAGGAAGGCGTTGAAGAACTCGCGGCTGGTGAGCCAGAAGGACGACGTCCACGTCTGCATCATGTGCCTGCGGGCCATCATGAACTACCAG tacGGATTCAACCTGGTGATGTCCCATCCCCACGCCGTCAATGAGATCGCGCTCAGCCTGCATAACAAGAACCCCAG GACCAAGGCCCTGGTGCTGGAGCTGCTGGCGGCTGTCTGCCTGGTGAGGGGAGGCCACGAAATCATTCTCGCTGCCTTCGACAACTTCAAAGAG GTCTGCAAAGAGACGCACCGCTTTGAGAAGCTCATGGACTACTTCCGGAACGAGGACAGCAGCATCGATTTCATG GTGGCCTGCATGCAGTTCATCAACATCGTGGTGCACTCGGTGGAGGACATGAATTTCCGGGTGCACCTGCAGTACGAATTCACCAAGCTGGGCCTGGAGGAGTTCCTGCAG AAGTCGCGGCACACGGAGAGCGAGAAGCTGCAGGTGCAGATCCAGGCCTACCTGGACAACGTCTTCGACgtgggggggctgctggaggaTGCGGAGACCAAGAACGTGGCGCTGGAGAAagtggaggagctggaggagcacGTATCCCAC TTGACGGAGAAGCTGCTGGACCTGGAGAACGAGAACGTGATGCGCGTGGCGGAACTGGAGAAGCAGCTGTTACAGCGAGAGAAAGAGCTGGAGCTGGTCAAG GAGACCTTCGAGAGCGCGACTCACCAGGTGCACACGCTGCGCAGGATCgtcaaggagaaggaggaggcttTCCGGCGCCATTGCGGCTCCCGCCAGCCCGGGGAGCCGGGGGGTGACCCGCTGCCGCCCCTGGGGGGCGAAGGGGACATCCCCGACTGCGACCTCCGCCTCCCGGTCTTGCCTCCTGTGgaggcagcccccccgcccccgccgcccccgccccctgtgcccccgccggccccgccACTGCCAG acaGGTGCCCCCCTGCGCCCCCACTGCCTGGGTCCTCGCCCTCCGTCATCCTCACCGTGGGGTTGTCAG ccatCCGGATAAAGAAGCCCATCAAGACCAAGTTCCGCCTGCCCGTCTTTAACTGGACGGCCCTGAAACCCAACCAGATCAGCGGCACCGTCTTCAGTGAGCTGGACGACGAGAGGATCCTGCAG GACCTGGACCTGGACAAGTTCGAGGAGCTCTTCAAAACCAAAGCTCAGGGCCCCGCCGTGGAGCTGGTCTGCGCCAAGAGCAAGGCCTCGCACAAGGCGGCCAGCAAGGTGACGCTGCTGGAGGCCAACCGGGCCAAGAACCTGGCCATCACGCTGCGCAAGGCGGGCCGCAGCGCCGAGGAGATCTGCAGAGCCATCCACAT GTTCGACCTGCAGACGCTGCCGGTGGACTTCGTGGAGTGCCTGGCGCGGGTGCTGCCGACCGAGGCGGAGGTGAAGCTGCTGCGGCAGTACGAGAAGGAGCGCAAGCCGCTGGAGGAGCTGGCGGACGAGGACCGGTTCATGCTGCACTTCAGCAAGGTGGAGCGCCTGGCGCAGCGCATGGCCATCATGGCCTTCCTGGGCAACTTCCACGAGAACCTGCAGATGCTGACGCCG caACTCAACGCCGTCATCGCTGCCTCGGCCTCCGTCAAGGCGTCTCAGAAGCTGAAGCACGTGCTGGAG ATCGTCCTGGCCCTCGGCAATTACATGAACAGCAGCAGGCGCGGCTGTGTCTACGGCTTCCGGCTGCAGAGTCTGGACCTG CTGCTGGACACCAAGTCGACCGACCGGAAGCTGACACTGCTGCACTTCATCGCGCTGACCGTGCGGGAGAAGTACCCGGACTTGGCCACCTTCTGGCAGGAGCTGCACTTCGTGGAGAAGGCAGCAGCAG TGTCCCTGGAGAACGTGCTGCTGGACGTGAAGGAGCTGGGGCGCGGCATGGACCTGATCCGGCGCGAGTGCAGCATTCACGACAACAGCGTCCTGCGCAACTTCCTGGGCGCCAGCGAGGGCCGGCTGGAGAAGCTGCAGAAGGACGCCAGGACGGCGGAG GACGCCTACAACATGGTCGTGCGCTACTTTGGCGAGAGCCCCAAGACGATGCCCCCCTCCGTGTTCTTCCCCGTCTTCGTCCGCTTCATCCGCTCCTACAAG GACGCGGAGCAGGAGAACGAGCAGCGGAAGAAGCAGGAGGAGGTGTTGCGGGAGAAGATGCTGGCCCAGGAGGCCAAGAAGCTGGAGAAG AGGAACAAgtggcaggagcaggagctgaTCGCGGAGCTGCGCCGGCGCCAGGCCAAGGAGCACCGGCCCGTCTACGAGGGCAAGGACGGGACCATCGAGGACATCATCACGG ACCTTCACTCCCAGCCGCTCAGACGGGCCAACGCCGCCAGCCGGAGCCTGGACCCCAGGggcctctgtcctgcccctcccgccccctgccccaactccgcacTGAAGGACCAAAGGGACCTTGGGCGAGGCTGGCTCTGTGCCTTGGGAAGTGCCTTAGAGCGACAGTATTAG
- the FMNL3 gene encoding formin-like protein 3 isoform X6, with the protein MAGVGGVSPRWVREFLNDENKGLDVLVEYLSFAQCAVICSTLPSRKALKNSRLVSQKDDVHVCIMCLRAIMNYQYGFNLVMSHPHAVNEIALSLHNKNPRTKALVLELLAAVCLVRGGHEIILAAFDNFKEVCKETHRFEKLMDYFRNEDSSIDFMVACMQFINIVVHSVEDMNFRVHLQYEFTKLGLEEFLQKSRHTESEKLQVQIQAYLDNVFDVGGLLEDAETKNVALEKVEELEEHVSHLTEKLLDLENENVMRVAELEKQLLQREKELELVKETFESATHQVHTLRRIVKEKEEAFRRHCGSRQPGEPGGDPLPPLGGEGDIPDCDLRLPVLPPVEAAPPPPPPPPPVPPPAPPLPDRCPPAPPLPGSSPSVILTVGLSAIRIKKPIKTKFRLPVFNWTALKPNQISGTVFSELDDERILQDLDLDKFEELFKTKAQGPAVELVCAKSKASHKAASKVTLLEANRAKNLAITLRKAGRSAEEICRAIHMFDLQTLPVDFVECLARVLPTEAEVKLLRQYEKERKPLEELADEDRFMLHFSKVERLAQRMAIMAFLGNFHENLQMLTPQLNAVIAASASVKASQKLKHVLEIVLALGNYMNSSRRGCVYGFRLQSLDLLLDTKSTDRKLTLLHFIALTVREKYPDLATFWQELHFVEKAAAVSLENVLLDVKELGRGMDLIRRECSIHDNSVLRNFLGASEGRLEKLQKDARTAEDAYNMVVRYFGESPKTMPPSVFFPVFVRFIRSYKDAEQENEQRKKQEEVLREKMLAQEAKKLEKRNKWQEQELIAELRRRQAKEHRPVYEGKDGTIEDIITDLHSQPLRRANAASRSLDPRGLCPAPPAPCPNSALKDQRDLGRGWLCALGSALERQY; encoded by the exons CTGCAGCACCTTGCCCAGCAGGAAGGCGTTGAAGAACTCGCGGCTGGTGAGCCAGAAGGACGACGTCCACGTCTGCATCATGTGCCTGCGGGCCATCATGAACTACCAG tacGGATTCAACCTGGTGATGTCCCATCCCCACGCCGTCAATGAGATCGCGCTCAGCCTGCATAACAAGAACCCCAG GACCAAGGCCCTGGTGCTGGAGCTGCTGGCGGCTGTCTGCCTGGTGAGGGGAGGCCACGAAATCATTCTCGCTGCCTTCGACAACTTCAAAGAG GTCTGCAAAGAGACGCACCGCTTTGAGAAGCTCATGGACTACTTCCGGAACGAGGACAGCAGCATCGATTTCATG GTGGCCTGCATGCAGTTCATCAACATCGTGGTGCACTCGGTGGAGGACATGAATTTCCGGGTGCACCTGCAGTACGAATTCACCAAGCTGGGCCTGGAGGAGTTCCTGCAG AAGTCGCGGCACACGGAGAGCGAGAAGCTGCAGGTGCAGATCCAGGCCTACCTGGACAACGTCTTCGACgtgggggggctgctggaggaTGCGGAGACCAAGAACGTGGCGCTGGAGAAagtggaggagctggaggagcacGTATCCCAC TTGACGGAGAAGCTGCTGGACCTGGAGAACGAGAACGTGATGCGCGTGGCGGAACTGGAGAAGCAGCTGTTACAGCGAGAGAAAGAGCTGGAGCTGGTCAAG GAGACCTTCGAGAGCGCGACTCACCAGGTGCACACGCTGCGCAGGATCgtcaaggagaaggaggaggcttTCCGGCGCCATTGCGGCTCCCGCCAGCCCGGGGAGCCGGGGGGTGACCCGCTGCCGCCCCTGGGGGGCGAAGGGGACATCCCCGACTGCGACCTCCGCCTCCCGGTCTTGCCTCCTGTGgaggcagcccccccgcccccgccgcccccgccccctgtgcccccgccggccccgccACTGCCAG acaGGTGCCCCCCTGCGCCCCCACTGCCTGGGTCCTCGCCCTCCGTCATCCTCACCGTGGGGTTGTCAG ccatCCGGATAAAGAAGCCCATCAAGACCAAGTTCCGCCTGCCCGTCTTTAACTGGACGGCCCTGAAACCCAACCAGATCAGCGGCACCGTCTTCAGTGAGCTGGACGACGAGAGGATCCTGCAG GACCTGGACCTGGACAAGTTCGAGGAGCTCTTCAAAACCAAAGCTCAGGGCCCCGCCGTGGAGCTGGTCTGCGCCAAGAGCAAGGCCTCGCACAAGGCGGCCAGCAAGGTGACGCTGCTGGAGGCCAACCGGGCCAAGAACCTGGCCATCACGCTGCGCAAGGCGGGCCGCAGCGCCGAGGAGATCTGCAGAGCCATCCACAT GTTCGACCTGCAGACGCTGCCGGTGGACTTCGTGGAGTGCCTGGCGCGGGTGCTGCCGACCGAGGCGGAGGTGAAGCTGCTGCGGCAGTACGAGAAGGAGCGCAAGCCGCTGGAGGAGCTGGCGGACGAGGACCGGTTCATGCTGCACTTCAGCAAGGTGGAGCGCCTGGCGCAGCGCATGGCCATCATGGCCTTCCTGGGCAACTTCCACGAGAACCTGCAGATGCTGACGCCG caACTCAACGCCGTCATCGCTGCCTCGGCCTCCGTCAAGGCGTCTCAGAAGCTGAAGCACGTGCTGGAG ATCGTCCTGGCCCTCGGCAATTACATGAACAGCAGCAGGCGCGGCTGTGTCTACGGCTTCCGGCTGCAGAGTCTGGACCTG CTGCTGGACACCAAGTCGACCGACCGGAAGCTGACACTGCTGCACTTCATCGCGCTGACCGTGCGGGAGAAGTACCCGGACTTGGCCACCTTCTGGCAGGAGCTGCACTTCGTGGAGAAGGCAGCAGCAG TGTCCCTGGAGAACGTGCTGCTGGACGTGAAGGAGCTGGGGCGCGGCATGGACCTGATCCGGCGCGAGTGCAGCATTCACGACAACAGCGTCCTGCGCAACTTCCTGGGCGCCAGCGAGGGCCGGCTGGAGAAGCTGCAGAAGGACGCCAGGACGGCGGAG GACGCCTACAACATGGTCGTGCGCTACTTTGGCGAGAGCCCCAAGACGATGCCCCCCTCCGTGTTCTTCCCCGTCTTCGTCCGCTTCATCCGCTCCTACAAG GACGCGGAGCAGGAGAACGAGCAGCGGAAGAAGCAGGAGGAGGTGTTGCGGGAGAAGATGCTGGCCCAGGAGGCCAAGAAGCTGGAGAAG AGGAACAAgtggcaggagcaggagctgaTCGCGGAGCTGCGCCGGCGCCAGGCCAAGGAGCACCGGCCCGTCTACGAGGGCAAGGACGGGACCATCGAGGACATCATCACGG ACCTTCACTCCCAGCCGCTCAGACGGGCCAACGCCGCCAGCCGGAGCCTGGACCCCAGGggcctctgtcctgcccctcccgccccctgccccaactccgcacTGAAGGACCAAAGGGACCTTGGGCGAGGCTGGCTCTGTGCCTTGGGAAGTGCCTTAGAGCGACAGTATTAG